One segment of bacterium DNA contains the following:
- a CDS encoding AMP-binding protein: MVNIERDIEYLPESEASQFKVARIRELMAGEWQKAPGFVRRLAEAGVTAEDLKTADDITRFPILRKSEMTSIQSADPPFGSLITVPPGQLRRIYSSPGPIYVPDGRLQSYYRWERAFAACGFTQGDIVLNCFNYHLTPAGAMFEEAAGNLGCAVIPAGIGNSEIQVKEAAHFKANAYVGLPSYLTVVLEKAAEVGVTLVLEKAFVIAEKLPESLRKQLQDKHGIRVRQAYGTAEVGAIAYECEEGNGMHVDPSVLLEILDPETGHPVEPGETGEVVVSVINPINTLLRFATGDLSSATRDECPCGRKSPRLTGILGRVDQVIKVRGLFVHPAQLTQTLSEFEEVERFRAVITRERAMDDITIEVEGKTRLSGETLKDIGNRIKQTLKLTSGVAQVKPGTIPEDAGAIDDRRKWD; the protein is encoded by the coding sequence ATGGTCAACATCGAAAGGGATATCGAATATCTGCCGGAATCAGAGGCCAGCCAGTTCAAGGTGGCCCGTATCCGGGAACTCATGGCTGGCGAGTGGCAAAAGGCTCCCGGTTTCGTCAGGAGGCTGGCTGAGGCCGGTGTTACGGCCGAAGATCTGAAAACCGCTGATGACATCACCAGGTTCCCCATTCTCAGAAAGTCGGAGATGACCAGTATCCAAAGCGCCGACCCTCCCTTCGGCAGCCTGATCACCGTTCCCCCGGGCCAATTGAGGAGGATCTACTCCTCACCCGGCCCGATCTACGTACCTGACGGCCGCCTTCAGTCCTATTACCGGTGGGAAAGGGCCTTCGCGGCCTGCGGGTTCACGCAAGGGGACATTGTCCTGAACTGTTTCAACTACCATCTGACACCCGCCGGAGCCATGTTCGAAGAGGCCGCGGGCAACCTGGGGTGCGCCGTGATCCCGGCCGGGATCGGCAACAGTGAGATCCAGGTCAAGGAGGCGGCGCATTTCAAGGCCAACGCGTACGTGGGCCTGCCCTCCTACCTTACTGTTGTTCTCGAAAAGGCAGCCGAGGTCGGCGTTACCCTGGTGCTGGAAAAAGCATTTGTCATCGCCGAGAAACTTCCCGAAAGCCTGCGCAAACAACTCCAGGACAAGCACGGAATAAGAGTACGGCAGGCTTACGGTACCGCCGAAGTCGGCGCCATCGCATACGAATGCGAGGAAGGCAACGGGATGCACGTCGACCCTTCCGTTCTCCTCGAGATCCTGGATCCTGAAACGGGCCACCCCGTAGAGCCCGGTGAAACGGGTGAAGTGGTGGTGAGCGTGATCAATCCGATCAACACCCTCCTGCGCTTTGCCACCGGAGACCTTTCCTCCGCGACCCGCGATGAGTGTCCCTGCGGCCGGAAAAGCCCTCGCCTGACCGGGATCCTGGGCAGAGTGGACCAGGTGATCAAGGTTCGCGGCCTTTTCGTCCATCCGGCCCAGTTGACCCAGACCTTGTCGGAGTTCGAAGAGGTGGAGAGGTTCCGGGCCGTGATTACCCGCGAACGGGCAATGGACGATATCACCATCGAGGTCGAGGGCAAAACGCGGTTGTCTGGTGAAACCCTCAAGGACATCGGCAACCGGATCAAGCAGACGCTCAAGCTGACTTCAGGAGTCGCTCAGGTGAAACCGGGAACGATCCCTGAGGACGCCGGGGCCATCGACGATCGGAGGAAGTGGGACTGA
- a CDS encoding four helix bundle protein has protein sequence MAKLAISFRDLEVYKISMEAAMDVRSLALSFPASEKFSLSDQITRSSRSVCANIAEAWHKRRYRKAFIASLNVAEGEAAETRVWLEFAFRCKYLDQNNFESLDDRFDHICRMLHRMTQTAEKWTRSGN, from the coding sequence ATGGCAAAATTGGCGATCAGTTTCAGAGATCTCGAGGTTTACAAAATCTCCATGGAAGCGGCGATGGATGTTCGCTCCCTGGCCCTAAGTTTCCCGGCGAGCGAAAAGTTTTCTCTCTCAGATCAGATAACACGGTCTTCCAGATCCGTTTGTGCAAATATTGCTGAGGCGTGGCATAAAAGGCGTTATCGAAAAGCCTTTATTGCATCCCTTAACGTGGCTGAAGGCGAAGCGGCTGAAACTCGTGTCTGGTTGGAATTTGCATTCAGGTGCAAATATTTGGATCAAAATAATTTTGAATCCCTGGATGATCGGTTCGACCACATATGCCGCATGCTCCACCGAATGACCCAAACTGCTGAAAAGTGGACCCGCAGCGGAAATTGA
- a CDS encoding DUF2784 domain-containing protein, with the protein MHTALPDILMIIHLLWVVFMIAGLPLGLYLGSSILRWAHLTGMIITGIFAVLGLYCPLTAWEEQLRWQADPGFSYHGSFLAERLSPVLYPHVEPWIIRTATIFWLVTTVISIFLVPGGKHRDRSHNGPASPGSGPSVRQRFR; encoded by the coding sequence ATGCATACTGCTCTCCCTGACATTCTCATGATCATCCATCTCCTCTGGGTGGTCTTCATGATCGCCGGCCTTCCCCTGGGCTTGTACCTTGGATCTTCCATACTGCGCTGGGCCCACTTGACCGGGATGATCATCACCGGCATTTTCGCCGTGCTTGGCCTGTACTGTCCCCTGACGGCCTGGGAGGAGCAGCTGCGCTGGCAGGCCGATCCAGGCTTCAGCTACCACGGGTCGTTCCTGGCCGAGCGCCTTTCTCCTGTTCTGTACCCGCATGTCGAACCGTGGATCATCAGGACAGCGACCATCTTTTGGCTTGTCACCACGGTGATTTCCATATTCCTGGTCCCAGGGGGAAAACACCGGGACAGATCTCACAACGGTCCTGCCAGTCCAGGTTCAGGACCCTCTGTCAGACAGCGGTTCCGTTAG
- a CDS encoding LTA synthase family protein, with protein sequence MILLVTGLFFLLLHIPGGWKNSGNLVRPLAWLPLGLTFPIIALGVLDTYYYTESGRHLSYEVLQVSRDEGDMGASLKMMVEYRWSILSLVLLAVVLFLLWRVVLRPLGERHGTVKWTVEAGWFLVYFVVLIFGLKGTVSGKPIRMVDAFSQGRTELGHLVLNPAFTVGRSLQAGNAGSFHFLDRVEALDNVHDLLDASGVLWEDAGYPLYRSRAVPDRYAKDRPNLVVLIMLESWSARYVGSLGYENGITPRFDELASEGLLFNNFYAVGSRTIEGLGAVNMGIPSFNHHGDLIEGSVLSGSLEQNRFVGLGEILARQGYRTLFLHGESSGKDRIKSFARMIGVEKHLGREELGITREEADSAWGAWDHAVLDCLYEVVRKERQPFFALWLSLTNHPPYDLPDDTFRTAGNGDTEGAFQDTIRYTDHHLGRFFERARLAGLMENTVFIVTADHAARSNASLSERYHIPLLIIAPGRVDPGVSGIVGTQLDIVPTVLDLLGITSPHHAMGQSLLRENRTGFAYLNFSQGYGWIEDGKVLTVDPEGEVLRFTDLDTGQPLTSDPGLMKKQLLSFIQVSWDQILENRLAPKR encoded by the coding sequence GTGATCCTGCTTGTTACAGGCCTGTTCTTCCTGCTGCTGCATATTCCGGGCGGCTGGAAAAACAGTGGCAACCTGGTAAGGCCCCTCGCCTGGTTACCCCTCGGTCTGACTTTCCCCATTATCGCCCTCGGTGTCCTGGATACCTACTACTATACCGAGTCCGGCCGGCACCTCTCCTACGAGGTCCTTCAGGTCAGCAGGGATGAGGGAGATATGGGTGCCTCCCTCAAGATGATGGTCGAGTACAGGTGGTCGATCCTTTCGCTGGTCCTCCTGGCCGTTGTTCTTTTTCTGTTGTGGAGGGTTGTGCTCAGGCCTCTTGGGGAAAGGCATGGAACAGTAAAATGGACTGTTGAAGCCGGATGGTTCCTGGTGTACTTCGTGGTCCTGATCTTTGGTCTGAAGGGAACGGTCTCGGGCAAACCGATCCGGATGGTCGACGCTTTCAGCCAGGGCAGGACCGAGTTGGGGCACCTGGTTCTGAACCCGGCCTTCACGGTCGGGAGAAGCCTTCAGGCCGGGAATGCCGGCAGTTTCCATTTTCTTGACAGGGTTGAGGCTCTCGACAATGTCCACGACCTGCTGGACGCTTCCGGTGTCCTGTGGGAAGACGCCGGGTATCCTCTTTACCGCTCCCGTGCCGTTCCAGACCGATACGCGAAAGATCGACCGAACCTGGTGGTACTCATCATGCTGGAAAGCTGGTCGGCCCGGTATGTCGGTTCCCTGGGGTATGAAAACGGCATTACTCCCCGGTTTGATGAACTGGCATCGGAGGGCCTTCTCTTTAATAATTTCTATGCGGTGGGGAGCCGGACAATCGAAGGTTTGGGGGCTGTCAACATGGGGATCCCCTCCTTCAACCATCACGGGGATCTCATCGAGGGGTCGGTGCTTTCGGGTTCGCTGGAGCAGAACCGTTTCGTGGGCCTGGGGGAGATCCTGGCCCGACAAGGTTATCGCACCCTGTTTCTTCACGGAGAGAGCAGTGGAAAGGACCGGATAAAAAGTTTTGCCCGGATGATCGGGGTCGAGAAACACCTGGGCAGGGAGGAACTTGGCATTACCCGCGAGGAGGCCGACAGCGCCTGGGGCGCCTGGGATCACGCTGTTCTGGATTGTCTCTACGAAGTGGTCCGAAAGGAGCGCCAGCCGTTTTTTGCCCTCTGGCTGTCCCTCACCAATCACCCGCCCTACGATCTTCCGGACGACACCTTCCGTACCGCCGGAAACGGAGATACGGAAGGTGCGTTTCAGGACACGATCCGTTACACGGATCACCATCTTGGCCGGTTCTTTGAAAGGGCGCGCCTTGCCGGTCTGATGGAAAACACGGTCTTCATCGTCACGGCCGATCACGCCGCCCGGAGCAACGCTTCCTTGTCGGAGCGCTACCACATCCCCCTGTTGATCATCGCCCCCGGGAGGGTCGATCCCGGGGTCTCAGGTATCGTCGGCACCCAGCTGGATATAGTTCCCACAGTGCTTGATCTGCTCGGGATCACGAGCCCCCACCACGCCATGGGCCAGTCCCTGTTGCGGGAAAACCGCACGGGTTTTGCCTACCTCAACTTTTCCCAGGGGTACGGGTGGATCGAGGACGGGAAGGTCCTTACCGTCGATCCTGAGGGGGAGGTCCTGCGTTTTACCGATCTGGACACGGGACAGCCTCTAACGTCCGATCCCGGCCTCATGAAAAAACAGCTTCTCTCGTTTATACAGGTCAGCTGGGACCAGATCCTCGAGAACAGGCTGGCCCCGAAACGATAG
- a CDS encoding 2-oxoacid:acceptor oxidoreductase family protein: MYYDVFISGFGGQGILLAGQLLAEAAMEKGLNVTFFPSYGVEMRGGTARCTVVFSDREIGSPIVDSPNCVIAMNQPSLLRFQNVVKEGGQLIVNSSMARMEDVTRTGIEVHEVPMSLLAIELGNARLTNMVALGAYARITGAIEPSELAGALEAVISARNKKLIPLNEKAIMQGARYAAKA, translated from the coding sequence ATGTACTACGATGTATTCATATCCGGTTTCGGCGGCCAGGGGATCCTCCTGGCCGGGCAGCTCCTGGCCGAAGCGGCCATGGAGAAGGGGCTCAACGTCACATTCTTCCCCTCCTACGGGGTCGAGATGCGCGGCGGCACCGCGCGCTGTACTGTGGTGTTCTCGGACCGGGAGATCGGGTCGCCCATCGTGGACAGCCCCAACTGTGTCATCGCCATGAATCAGCCTTCCCTTCTGCGGTTCCAGAATGTGGTTAAAGAAGGAGGCCAACTCATCGTCAACAGTTCCATGGCCAGGATGGAGGATGTCACAAGGACCGGTATCGAGGTCCACGAGGTTCCCATGAGCCTGCTTGCCATTGAACTGGGCAACGCCCGGCTCACCAATATGGTAGCCCTCGGTGCCTACGCCCGGATCACCGGCGCTATTGAACCGTCGGAACTGGCGGGAGCGCTGGAGGCGGTCATCTCGGCCCGCAACAAGAAACTCATCCCCCTTAACGAAAAGGCCATCATGCAGGGAGCCCGTTACGCGGCAAAGGCATAA
- a CDS encoding thiamine pyrophosphate-dependent enzyme: protein MKTVFSKPAALNDAVMHYCPGCSHGVAHRLVAEALDHYDLTERSVGVAPVGCAVLMYDYFNCDIMEAPHGRAPALATGMKRSRPDLVIFTYQGDGDLASIGLSEIVHCANRGENVTVIFVNNTVYGMTGGQMAPTTLLGQQTTTSPYGRNFNTDGYPIRIAEMLSTLEGPSFVGRMALDTPGNILKARKMVFKAFHMQVREMGFSFVELLATCPTNWGLNPSDSIKRIKEELVPYFPLGVFKEREAD from the coding sequence ATGAAAACCGTATTCTCAAAACCTGCCGCCCTCAACGACGCCGTGATGCACTACTGTCCCGGGTGCAGCCACGGGGTCGCCCACCGGCTGGTGGCGGAGGCCCTGGACCATTACGATCTCACCGAAAGGAGCGTTGGTGTCGCTCCCGTTGGCTGCGCGGTGCTCATGTACGATTACTTTAACTGCGATATCATGGAAGCGCCTCACGGGCGGGCCCCCGCCCTCGCCACGGGGATGAAACGATCCCGTCCGGATCTGGTCATCTTTACCTATCAGGGAGACGGCGACCTCGCTTCCATCGGCCTTTCCGAGATCGTCCACTGCGCCAACCGGGGCGAGAACGTCACCGTCATTTTCGTCAACAACACTGTCTACGGGATGACGGGTGGCCAGATGGCCCCCACCACTCTCCTTGGGCAGCAGACGACCACCTCCCCCTACGGCCGGAACTTCAATACCGACGGATATCCCATCCGTATAGCCGAGATGTTGTCCACACTGGAGGGTCCCTCCTTCGTGGGACGGATGGCCCTCGACACCCCCGGGAACATCCTCAAGGCGAGGAAGATGGTTTTCAAGGCGTTTCATATGCAGGTCAGGGAGATGGGTTTTTCCTTTGTTGAACTTCTTGCCACCTGTCCCACAAACTGGGGGCTGAACCCGTCTGACTCCATCAAGCGGATCAAGGAAGAGCTGGTTCCGTACTTTCCGCTGGGGGTGTTTAAGGAAAGGGAAGCCGATTGA
- a CDS encoding 3-methyl-2-oxobutanoate dehydrogenase subunit VorB gives MSESKRILVKGNEALAMGAIKAGCLFYFGYPITPQNEVPEYMSRVLPGLGGQYVQAESELASINMVMGASSLGVRSMTSSSSPGISLMQEGLSYLAGQELPAVVINVVRCGPGLGGIAASQGDYFQAVKGGGHGDYRLIVLAPASVQEMYDHTIAAFHLADRYRNPTMVLADGVLGQMQEPIVECDDVQPEPRKPWALTGAKNRPMRYLKSLYLKDGELEAHNRMLQEKYREIEKHEVRCDELLTEDAELVVAAFGTAARIARTAVSMARDKGLKVGLFRPVTLFPFPKRELKALSERVKKILVVEMNTGQMVEDVRLNVSREADVSFYGRPGGGIPTPNEILEKIEDSFS, from the coding sequence TTGTCTGAGTCAAAACGGATTCTAGTCAAGGGGAACGAGGCCCTGGCCATGGGAGCCATCAAGGCGGGGTGCCTTTTTTACTTCGGATACCCTATCACTCCCCAGAACGAGGTGCCCGAGTATATGTCCCGGGTCCTGCCCGGTCTCGGCGGACAGTACGTCCAGGCCGAGAGTGAGCTGGCGTCCATCAACATGGTCATGGGTGCGTCCTCCCTCGGTGTCCGATCCATGACATCCTCCTCCAGTCCCGGGATCTCCCTTATGCAGGAGGGACTCTCCTACCTGGCCGGCCAGGAACTGCCCGCCGTCGTTATCAACGTGGTCCGCTGCGGTCCGGGGCTGGGCGGCATCGCCGCGTCCCAGGGCGATTATTTTCAGGCGGTCAAGGGTGGCGGTCACGGGGATTACAGGCTCATTGTCCTTGCCCCGGCCAGCGTACAGGAGATGTACGATCACACCATTGCCGCCTTTCACCTGGCGGACCGCTACCGGAACCCCACCATGGTCCTTGCCGATGGCGTTCTCGGCCAGATGCAGGAACCCATTGTCGAGTGCGACGACGTTCAACCTGAGCCCAGGAAACCGTGGGCTCTGACCGGGGCCAAAAACCGCCCCATGCGGTATCTCAAGTCCCTGTACCTGAAAGATGGTGAGCTGGAGGCACACAACCGCATGCTCCAGGAAAAGTACAGGGAGATCGAAAAGCACGAGGTCCGTTGCGACGAGTTACTCACGGAAGATGCCGAACTGGTGGTGGCGGCTTTTGGTACAGCCGCCCGCATCGCCCGGACTGCGGTCAGCATGGCTCGGGATAAGGGGCTCAAGGTCGGGCTGTTTCGTCCTGTGACCTTGTTTCCGTTCCCTAAAAGGGAACTGAAGGCACTTTCCGAAAGGGTTAAAAAAATCCTCGTTGTAGAGATGAACACCGGACAGATGGTGGAAGATGTGAGGCTCAACGTCTCCCGGGAAGCCGATGTCTCATTCTACGGCCGTCCCGGAGGGGGAATCCCGACACCCAATGAGATTCTGGAGAAGATAGAAGATAGTTTCAGTTAA